A section of the Clostridium sp. TW13 genome encodes:
- a CDS encoding MutS family DNA mismatch repair protein — MEERIKFYDKKIEGAREELKQLKSRCDFYSILRFIIIAVLIVALYISYKNANNNLAIMSIVIAVATFSIVASIHSKALYEQSKIKTLVKVNEEAKARLNGEWKKFEDDGHEYLKVEHPYVNDLDIFGKSSLFQWVNTTTTQFGRNRLKEILSMDKLPTKEDILRRQSIIRELGEKVDFRQKVQIEGSIEEKGKGDPESFVAWAKESNDKILKPYNTVISFLCPILLIASIIIYFSTHVISRAIPLAVTVLNIIILRIGKSEIETALDTLYDVKYKISKYFNIINLIENESFEDENLKKLKAKLNSNGLNAVNEMKELDRIAVKVRDRGNMVYIIINILLLWDCHLLKQLELWRRKSGNTVEAWFEVIGEFEAYMSIANISGDFNKYSFPKIEDKLTISGKEIAHPLIGERAISNNFSLEKDKSIILITGSNMSGKSTFLRTVGINMILSYIGAPVCAKEFSTPILNIYTCMRIGDNLEENISSFYAEILRIKILMEAVNRGEHVFFLLDEIFKGTNSMDRHTGAEMLINQLSKKPALGFVSTHDLELCDLQDSNNKVTNYHFKEHYVNNEIKFDYTLRSGKSTTRNAVYLMRMAGIDI; from the coding sequence ATGGAAGAACGGATTAAATTTTATGATAAGAAAATAGAAGGTGCCAGAGAAGAATTAAAACAATTAAAAAGCAGATGTGATTTTTACAGTATTCTTAGATTTATTATAATTGCAGTACTTATAGTAGCACTATATATTTCTTATAAGAATGCTAATAATAATTTAGCAATAATGTCCATAGTTATAGCAGTTGCAACTTTTTCTATAGTTGCATCTATACATTCAAAGGCATTGTATGAGCAAAGCAAGATAAAGACATTAGTTAAGGTAAATGAGGAAGCAAAAGCAAGACTTAATGGTGAATGGAAGAAATTTGAGGATGATGGTCATGAATACTTAAAAGTAGAACATCCATATGTAAATGACCTCGACATATTTGGAAAAAGTTCACTTTTCCAATGGGTTAATACTACTACAACTCAATTTGGAAGAAATAGATTAAAGGAAATTCTTTCAATGGATAAACTTCCAACTAAAGAAGATATATTAAGAAGACAAAGTATTATTAGAGAATTAGGAGAAAAGGTAGACTTTAGGCAAAAGGTTCAGATTGAAGGAAGCATAGAAGAGAAGGGAAAAGGTGATCCTGAAAGTTTTGTAGCTTGGGCAAAAGAGAGTAATGATAAGATTTTAAAGCCGTATAATACAGTTATATCTTTCTTGTGTCCAATATTATTAATTGCATCTATAATAATATATTTTAGTACCCATGTTATATCTAGAGCTATTCCTTTAGCAGTAACAGTTCTAAATATAATTATTTTAAGAATAGGAAAATCAGAAATTGAAACTGCCTTAGATACTCTTTATGATGTGAAATATAAGATTAGTAAGTATTTTAACATAATTAATCTTATCGAAAATGAATCATTTGAAGATGAAAATCTTAAAAAGTTGAAAGCAAAATTAAACAGTAATGGCTTAAACGCAGTTAATGAAATGAAAGAACTTGATAGGATTGCTGTGAAAGTCAGAGATAGGGGCAATATGGTTTATATAATTATAAACATATTATTACTTTGGGATTGTCATCTACTAAAGCAGCTAGAATTGTGGAGAAGAAAAAGCGGTAATACAGTGGAAGCTTGGTTTGAAGTTATAGGAGAATTTGAAGCATACATGAGTATTGCTAATATTAGTGGAGATTTTAATAAGTATTCATTCCCTAAAATAGAAGATAAATTAACTATAAGTGGCAAAGAAATAGCACATCCATTAATAGGGGAAAGAGCTATAAGCAACAACTTTTCTTTAGAGAAAGATAAAAGTATAATTCTTATTACAGGTTCTAATATGTCAGGAAAAAGTACATTTTTAAGAACTGTAGGTATAAATATGATATTATCTTATATCGGAGCACCTGTTTGTGCAAAAGAATTCAGTACACCTATATTAAATATTTATACATGTATGAGAATTGGAGATAACCTAGAGGAAAATATATCTTCATTTTATGCTGAAATCTTAAGAATTAAGATACTTATGGAAGCAGTAAACAGAGGAGAGCATGTATTTTTCTTATTAGATGAAATTTTTAAAGGAACTAACTCTATGGATAGGCATACAGGAGCAGAGATGCTTATAAACCAACTATCTAAAAAGCCAGCCTTAGGCTTTGTTTCAACTCATGATTTAGAGCTATGTGACTTACAAGATAGTAATAACAAGGTGACAAACTATCACTTCAAAGAACATTATGTAAATAATGAAATAAAATTTGATTATACACTTAGAAGTGGTAAGTCTACTACAAGAAATGCAGTATATCTTATGAGGATGGCAGGAATAGACATATAA